A stretch of DNA from Thunnus thynnus chromosome 16, fThuThy2.1, whole genome shotgun sequence:
GAGGGAAAAAAGAGGTTATGTTTTGGCACTTCACATGAAGCTGTGAACAGTTCACCTGATTTTGCAAGCAAGACCTTGGCCACATGAGGATTAAATGTTTGGTGGCAAGCCAAAGAGCAAGTGTCAGACGCACTCACTTGTTCATAGCCATGAGTGACACCTTAGGGGCAACAGGCACTGAGACAATGACAAAGCATACTCATATCCTGCAACACAGCTAATGTGTCAGAGGAGCCAGTGCTCTTGGTATCTCTTCAAAAAGGGGAAAGTTAACTAAAAACCAAGAAAAGTGCTAATTTAGCCTTTTACAAAATTATGAGGACAGAAATTTGTGGTTGTCCAACCACAGGCTTCCCTTTCAGTAggactttattttattgcatgCTTGGGGGGGCTTTTCGATTTTACGCATTTTATGCACATAAATCAAACAACTAACATCTAACGCTGTAATGTAGCAGAGACTAAACAGAGGTTGACCTAATTGTGTGAggcaacacagacaaacagccGAATCCTGATTCCTAAATATAGCACCAGTTGGTATTTTGTACAGACCAAAGGGTGAAAAGAGGGCCAAGGTCGATTTCAACAATTGTGAAAAGTAGCAAGTGCATGACCTGACCTTAGGTAGATGTAACAGAAGCtataacatgtttgttttttttttaatggctcCTAGAATGAAGCAGAGACTAGTGGCAAACAATCTCAGGAGAATTTGTCATTCACCTTTACGTTGTCCCTTGGAATCAAactacacacacatccacatccgcgcacacacacatacatacatacatacgcacacacacacacacacacacactagtgacCCAGTGCAGTAAAACATTTACAGGCAATGCACTACAAGATATATTCATATCTATATATTTCTTTTAGACTATttacaagagagaaaaaggcagCCCTTTTTgagaaaatataaagatttcaacttttctcttttttgtgaaGCACTGATTTTGATGCAGAACTCCTGTGTCGCTGAGCCCGAGCATCAGTTCTGCACGCAGAcacgaaacaaaacaaacaatcctATTCGACATGCACATAACCCTCGAGCATACACACGGACATACACACTACATGGCCAACAACCACATattcatacaaatacacaagcaAACTGCAGTGTTCTACAAAATCTGAACACGGTTCTAGTTGCAgcagggaaataaaaaaaaaaatatttaagtgtTAAACACAATTAATGGCATGACGGAAAACAAAAAACTATGTCTGCTAACATAACACAGAATTTTGAAACAAAAGTGACAATTTTCTCCCACAATCCTCTGGGAAATGGCTCAGAGTCCTCATTGTGGTCCAGCAGCAGTAGAGCGGTCGTCTCCTCGTGCCCGTGACAACAGCTGTCCAatcatcttcctctcttttctgcACAAACGCGCAGCTCTTCCTCATCTCTGCAGCCATGTCTGTGGTCCCCTCTGCCAGCCAGCTAGCCCAGCACATCCATCCACCCAGCAGGCTACTTCTCCTCTGGTGTTCGCGTCAGTGTGCAAGCGCTCCTTTGCACCTGGAGGACGAatgtgggggaggaggagacaacaaaaaagaaaagtctttgTGTCTAAGTTCTCTTATTGGGTTCTAGCTGGCTGGGCCATGGGTCAAAGGGCAGTCAGACCAAAATTACAACGGCAATACATCATGCCGCTCGAGTCCAACCAGCTGTCTGAGATAGGGTCATAACGCTGGACAGTGTTCAGGTAGGATGACCCGGAGTGACCTCCCACCACGTAGAGGTAGTTGTCCACAATGGCAGAGCCCACACCTGCAAGACAAACATCACAGTCATGTGACCAATTACAAGCTTCACTAACTGTTTTCTACATGCAATACCAACAATAGGTTCAAATAATACAGAGTCAAAATATGTCAGTGATTATTAGATTATCACTGTTAAATTATTGAATAGATTAAAATTATTAACTGACAACACAGGAGATGAGGGGCTTGTGGTGTCAACTTTCCATAAATGCACTGTGGTTTGGGTGTAGTACTGGGTTAAATCACTAGGTGGGGCCTCTGATTAATGAGATAGAGTTACAGATGTGTGTCCTAACTGTCTCTAAGGACTGCACACATGAAATAAACTGCTCTCCATAGATGAAAATATAATTGCTTCATGCTGTTCACTGTGCCAGTGAGCTAGCTAACTCCCCAGTTGGAATTTTTCGTGACTCCTccaatatataaaacaaacaatggaAACTTCAACAAGTTGTTTGACAAGCTGCCCATTTGACTAGCTATCCTGAGCATGGCTGGAGTATAAGATAAGTTATTTATACTACAGCACAATATACAAATTATTATACAGAACCATTAAATAAAGCCTGAGTTGGCAGATTAATATTAAGAGACTGATTATTCACTGCTCAAGTGTCTGATGTACTTGGATTTTACGACGATTAAGGGCCACATCAGTAGTTTAAATACACCATGATTATGGAATAACGTGTGCtgccattattttttacataacTAACCAACTAAGGTTTGTTTACACATCCAATAAGTAATTAAGGAAATTTCATCCCTACTATAGAATCTGCATACACAGGCAACTTCCACCTTCTGAAGTCCCCATGTGCAACTTTTAAGTAATTATAGCCTTTTGTCTTTCAAATTACTCGGATGACAAaaggtttttgtttgtagaaaattTGATGATCTAAGTGAAAGCTGTAGTATTGGTCGCTGTCAGGCCCTCATTCTCAAAGAGTAATCAGCCTGCATTGCTGTCTGCACCACAGTACCTTTATGGATACTACCACCAAAGATTGCCAGTGTCAAAATTTTAAACCCTACGAATAGGGGCTttaataaaaattttaaaaatcacataattTCCAGGCACAATGTAAACTCACCAGTGCGTGGTTCGTTCATCGGTCGGCAGGCGGTCCACTGGTTCTGATGTGGGTCGTACCTCTCAATGCTGGAGAGGTGAGAAACTCCGTTGTGTCCGCCCACCACAAATATGAAGCCGAGCATGACGCCGACTCCAAAGTTGATCCTCTTATCTGCCATGGGGGCTACCATTTCCCAGGCATCCTTGCTGGGGTCGTACCGCTCCACACTGTGTAGAACAGATGCAGCATAATTAACATGAACGCATAAAAGTTAACAAGACTTTAGagtttacagccatgctagcggctctgtgaggctgtacttaagACACAGCAATGCTTTGTGCAAATCCTAACATGCTGCTGTTATCTTAGACTATGTTCATCAATTAGTGTGTTAGTAtggtaacatttgctaattagcaataaagaaaaagtacagccaaggttgatgggaatgtcatcagTTATATTATTTAGttataaatcaaagtattgaacaaatttaaatgttgatctgatgatggtgctagattaAGTTAAGGAGACACCAAAGTTataacaattcatcctgagggagacaTGTGTGCCAAATATCATGATTATCTATTCAGCAGATGTTGAGACGTTCACtctaaaccacaaatgtgaacctcatggtgacaTACAGGAAAATTaaggggatcaccaaagacaTTAGGATTCCTACTTTGGGgactatgaatgtctgtacaaaattgtATGCCAATCCATCAAATAATTGTTGAGATGTTCCAAAGTGGTGGACAAACCGACAGGCCAACACTGCCATCCATAAAAAATGTTCTCAGTCAACACTGGTTGTACAAAATCCTGAGATTTGTTGATTTGTTATGTTTGATTCTGAAACAGCTTGTGACTGATCTCAGATGTCCTTGAATGCACCAACAAGAGTTTTCAAATAGTTCCTTCTCACAACTCCATAACCACATGCCAAAAAACCATGTCCATATTCTAAGTCATCGATTTTGCAGTCAGAGAATGAATATATATCATATGGATATACATGATAATCGAGCAGCTACCTTACTGCTGCCAAACTAAAATGTTTGGGAGGTAATGAAGTACTGCGGTCTGTTTACTACCAGTTTAATACTAAATTACTTTAAACTGCAATCCCTTTGCGAACCTCCAGCTTCACACTACATTCAAATTCAAGCCTctaaaagtagatttttatAATGTACTACTGGAATAAACTGAAACCAATGTCTGTCTGGAGAATTTCAGAAGTAATGTTAAGTGTATTCAACTTGTATACAACATGCAAAACCATCTGTTTGCTCCTTCAACATATCAATTTCAGGGATAGAAAACCTGCTGTGAAATGGGTCAAATGAAACCCCTAACAGTCACTGGAAAACCAGCAATTTGTTTTGCAGCACGCAAGGACAAATGAGCCATAAGCCATtggggaggaagggagggggggagaaaTCAGTCCCTGAAGATTCTCTGTCCAAACACATTCTCCTGAGGGGTTTCGGGAGTCAAGGAAACAAGCAACAGAGACGCTGCTCTCTAGAGatccacagcaacaacaaaggTCTAACCAGCAGCACACAGGCTCTACGAAACTTCAGCTACCACTTCTGTTATGACTCCTCTTCACTCATTAACAGGCCCTTGGCCATTTTCTCAGCAACATTTGACATCCTTCACTTGATTGCCAGTTCTATTAAATAACTAACAGAACCTTGAGAGACACGGCCTGGTTAGGAGGTCTGAAGGGCTAGAAGCTTTTCACTGGGATATcaaagactttttctttttttttttaaaaaaaaaaaaaaaaaggtgtggtAGAGCACCACAACCTTATGTTACTGATGTCAAATGTCATCTGTAGGAACAAAGAAAGGTTAGGTGCATGTTTTGATCCTATGTGGCTTTCTGCAGTCTTCACATTATAGAGAAACATCAGAGGGAGTGGTTACAGGTGAAGTAAAAGTGGAGTACTATAGCATACATGGACAAATAAACAGACCAGCTACAGAGGAGGTATCTGAATGAACAGTGAGTAGTTAATTATCAGGTCATAAACTGAACAGCAtacaatatttactgtatgtttgagatgcatgttttcactattttataaattacacacacacacacacacacacacacagtgtcccACATTAGAAGTGTCAAATTATGTCCTTCAAGTTTTGGCACTTTCATATAAAGGCTATTAGTATCTTAGATATATAAGTAATGGAAAAATTACCCATCCTTAATTTTGAGCACCTCATATTATAAAAACCCACTAGCAGATAACATACTAGATACTAGATAAAACAATTCAGTGGTAGTACCTGTTCATATGGGCTGGGCCATAGCCTCCAATAGCGTACACCATGCCATCCAGCACAGCGGTGGCAAAGCAACTGCGGGACTTTGTCATGGGTGCCACAGGCTGCCACTCCTTCAACTTGGGGACGTATTTCTCCACCGACTGGAGGTAATACTGGCCGTCATAGCCTCCCAGGGCGTACAGCTCTCCAGCCAAGACCACCACCCCTAGTGTGCTGCGGCACTCTGCCATACGCTCCACCGAGGACCAGGTGTTGCTTTCGGGGTCCCAGCTTTCCACTGTGCTCTCGTGTCTCCTATAGCTAATGCCCTGTCTCATGTGTGTAGCGATGCCTCCCACCACATACACCTTGTGGTCTAGCACCGCCACTCCAAACTCATATCTGGGTACACTGAGCGGGGCCAGTCCTATCCATGAATCTGTCTGAGGGAAATACATTTCCATGCTGCAAGAGAAAGAGGAATGATACCCAAtaagtctgtttgtttttaaatacagaacatgaagaagacaaagacaataAAGAAGTTTTGAGTGTTGCTTTAAACTATTATCTACATAATTTTGGCATTACCTTTCTAATGTGGCAAACAGTCCAGCCTTGCCTCCTACTGCAAGCAGCACCTTCGGGGCACACCTGGGCCGTGCAGACAACACAGTCTGATAGGAGAGCCGGTGTTCAGGCATAAAATGATATTTCAGGGCCTCATTGAGCAGGTGCTTGCACGCGTGGTCATCTCGTATAAGGTGGTTGGCTTCATATAGGCGAGTGAGAAATTTGACGCTGAGGAGTGGAAGGCGCACACAGTGCAGAAGCTGAGCTAGATGCTGCTGTCTCTCAGTtacatcatatttgatccatgATTCCAGGGCGTAAAATACAGTCTCCTCTGTGACCACCTTAAGGCAGTCATTGGACACAATTTCATCCAACTCGGCCCTTgtcagttcaaaaaactcctctGTCTGACAAACTTCCTCAAAGTTCTCACAGATGAACTTAGTTGCAGCCAGGCACAGATCATGACAGCCATATGTCTCTGCAAAGCGGGAAATGCCTATACAGTTCCCAGCATCCAGCTGGCTCTCTAAGAAGGAGCAGCACTCCTTAAGTACTAGCTTGACCTGGAGTAAGTTGGCAGCAGGTAGCAGAGATTCCACTGTTTCCTGGGAAATAAACACTGTGCCCGTGTAGGCATACTCAACGATGGCCTAGAAGAGAAAAAGTAATGTCATATAAACAAAAACTGTGGTACAGCAGTTAATGGGTGCACTTAATGTCTGCTGGCTCCATGCCTTACCTGCAAGGCAGTCTCGTCGATGCACTGGAATTCAACCTCAGAGGTCTCCTTTTCTGACAGGTTACCTGTGAACATGGCCTTGAAGTATGGACTGATGCTGGCCAGCACTACTTTGTGGGCATGGATCTTGGCATCACCCACACGAAGGACAATGTCACATAGTTCGTGATCCTGCCGCAAGAGCTGGAGGCCTTGCAGCAGCTGCTCAGAGTGAGGCCGTGTGAGACTGGCAAACATATAGGACTGGTCCTGCTGGTCCATCTGAGAGCAAGAATACACAGATCAGTGCcatgttgacattttgtaaaGGCTGCAGCATCAGTCAAAGTCTCTTATTAACTGACATGTGACCAACAACCAATGGAAATACTGTAAATCGAGGAAATAAACGACCTATCATCTCTACCCTGAGACAACAAGCCTGTAAAGTAAACTAAACACACAGTAGGTCTATGTAACATTACGTAAACACAGGAAGCGTACGGAAATATGCCTGGGCAGTAGTAGTGGGTTAAAAGCTATTTTGGTGTTAATCCAGCAATTATGCAGAGCCGTTCTGTTAGCAGTCTACAACAAGGCAAGCTACAGAATCATGATCTTCTTAATCCACTGCTAACGCTGCATAAAGTTAACCAACCGTACCAGCTACAAAGCATACACATTTTTAGGTTAGCCTCAAGCTGATTGCCCGACTGCTGCGGCGCGGCGGTGCTTTATGACATTCACTCACAATAGCAGTAATTGTTAGTTTGTTGACAGGGGCCTCGGATTGATTTGTGAACGGAGGACATGGCCAGATCAAAAACTCGCTAGCTACCTCTTTAGCTTCACATCAGCAGATAGCTACTGTGCTAGCTAGCACACTGCAATACCCACCAGCAGCTTGCATTTTGCATAAACATCCTCTCCACTGATGAAcctatttacatttacatctgtTTTAACGTACATGACACCGTTGTATCGTCAAACAATCGTTCGTTTCCAGCAAATACTCACCACCTATTTCTGTGTCATTGCACTGCAGTCAAGCGCAGGTTAGCTGCTAAAAATAAACACGGTTACTGTGGCTAGCTGCATCATTGATTGATATACAGTAACATGGCTGACAGGTACAAAACGTGACGTTATAGCTGGCTTTCAGATAACATATTTATATCTTTAAACGTGGAAAACAAACCTGTAACTTATAGTCCGTCCGATGCGCCGCTGTAATGACCAATTTTGCAGTGGCCGAGTTCAGCGGAGACGAGTGGGAACCCCGGACGACTATCAGGAAAACAACCTACTGCCAACCAACCCAGCCACAAAGCTACAGATGAGCTCTTATAAGCACAGAGCCAGCACGAGCCAGCAGAGCAGCACACCCACGTCCGCTGTCGTCAAAGTAAAAGGGTTTTCACAACTATTTACTAGGAAGAGTCAGAGTCTGATTTATTCGCCAAGTAGCAAGTACAAGGAATTCAATGCTGACCAGATGTcaacagagaaaaaagcaataaacatgaacattaaacaataaccataaaaacaaatataacagtGCAAGACAGAGAGGGGCAGTAATTTACAAAGGTTTTGTGTAGAGGGGGTGGACATTTGCATACATGTtgacatgattaaaaaaaactgtgtgcaaaaAAAGATTATATAAATAGAAGTATAAAGACTATGTTCATGCATATTGACATgataaaaaactacaaaaaaaactgtgtgctaaaaagcagaaatttaaataaagtttacatttgagtgtaaataaactgtgtgtgtatatattaacagaatatatatatatatatatatatatatatatatatatatatatatatatatatatatatatatatatataatgccTTAGCAATGAAAAAATATCTAGATGCATCTACACAGTGCaggacagacaaagacacagtaTACGCAATATGAATTTGAATGAGATATGGAGGTGAAGTGGTTTACAGTCTTTTAATGTCCTTGTTAAAGATGGCTCTTGCCTGGGGAAAGAAGCTGTGAAGGTAGCGGGTGGTCCTGGATCTGGGGGCTCTCAGTCTGAGTCAGTCAGAAGAGTCATGCCACATTCATGTCAATaagcaaaatgcaaatgatAGTGAACTTCGCCAGTATTTTTAgaccaaataaaaacattgcCCTGTAGATCTTTGGGATAATAACAAAGTACATGCACCACAGTATTGTGGAATAAGTGGTGTAATGTTGTATACAACATTCTGAAAGAtcaaattaaaactaaaaataccTATATGAATCCTTATTTATATCTCACTTgcataaaacaaatgaatacatCAGTCTTACTCTTATCAATAGTTGATTACAGTGGTGGAGTATTCAGATTATCTTATCAATTAAAGCAATACAACAAGGTAAACATACCCCAGTACAAATAAAATCCTGCATGAACTACTTAGCTTCAGTAAAAGTGCaaaaaatcagcaaaatatataggtcaggatttttttgtctgtctcacTATGTGCTATATTAAGATGGACTCTTCTgtatttctctatttttctgtgtgtgtgtgtgtgacagagattTATTGGCCCATGCAATGTTATATTTTGCATTAAATTATTAGTAATGTATTAATGTGTAGCCAGAATTTTACTGTAGCTTGTCCAATTTTACTGTAGCTTGTCCATAACAAATGTATATACTATTGTGTTTAACCATTAACAGCATAcataatattttatagactCATCACAAAAACTTGTGATCTGCA
This window harbors:
- the LOC137200277 gene encoding kelch-like protein 28; this translates as MDQQDQSYMFASLTRPHSEQLLQGLQLLRQDHELCDIVLRVGDAKIHAHKVVLASISPYFKAMFTGNLSEKETSEVEFQCIDETALQAIVEYAYTGTVFISQETVESLLPAANLLQVKLVLKECCSFLESQLDAGNCIGISRFAETYGCHDLCLAATKFICENFEEVCQTEEFFELTRAELDEIVSNDCLKVVTEETVFYALESWIKYDVTERQQHLAQLLHCVRLPLLSVKFLTRLYEANHLIRDDHACKHLLNEALKYHFMPEHRLSYQTVLSARPRCAPKVLLAVGGKAGLFATLESMEMYFPQTDSWIGLAPLSVPRYEFGVAVLDHKVYVVGGIATHMRQGISYRRHESTVESWDPESNTWSSVERMAECRSTLGVVVLAGELYALGGYDGQYYLQSVEKYVPKLKEWQPVAPMTKSRSCFATAVLDGMVYAIGGYGPAHMNSVERYDPSKDAWEMVAPMADKRINFGVGVMLGFIFVVGGHNGVSHLSSIERYDPHQNQWTACRPMNEPRTGVGSAIVDNYLYVVGGHSGSSYLNTVQRYDPISDSWLDSSGMMYCRCNFGLTAL